A region of Terriglobia bacterium DNA encodes the following proteins:
- a CDS encoding LeuA family protein encodes MPDGHKLVYDWNLIGEPEPLTNKRVLLDDETLRDGLQSPTVSDPPIGDKIHLLHLMEDLGIQMLDIGLPGAGPRAYADSLALAQEIARSRLTIRPNCAARTTIQDIDPILDIAGKTGVTIDAATFLGSSMIRQYVESWTLDDLLRKTEEAVTYGIQHGVPVMYVTEDTTRAFPETIKRLYTAAINCGARHIVLTDTVGHATPAGARALVKFVIAEVVKPSGEDILISWHGHNDRGLSVINSLAAVQAGADVIHGCALGIGERVGNTPMDQVLVNLKLLGAIDHDLLKLKEYCEAASQACRVPIPPGYPVFGSDAFRTATGVHAAAVIKAFKKGETELANAVYSGVPSHLFGLEQIIDIGPMSGKSNVIYWLEKRGIQATNERVTAVYDKAKHSDRLLTAKEVLDAIA; translated from the coding sequence ATGCCGGACGGACACAAGCTGGTCTACGATTGGAACTTGATTGGCGAGCCGGAGCCGCTTACAAACAAACGGGTTCTGCTCGATGACGAGACCCTGCGGGACGGTCTCCAGTCGCCCACCGTTTCCGACCCCCCGATCGGCGACAAGATTCATCTCCTGCATTTAATGGAGGACCTCGGTATCCAGATGCTGGATATCGGTTTGCCCGGCGCCGGCCCGCGCGCTTATGCGGACTCGCTGGCTCTGGCGCAGGAAATTGCCCGCAGCCGCCTCACCATCCGGCCAAACTGCGCCGCGCGTACCACCATCCAGGACATCGATCCGATTCTGGACATTGCCGGCAAGACCGGCGTGACCATCGATGCAGCGACCTTCCTCGGCTCCAGCATGATCCGCCAGTACGTCGAGAGCTGGACCCTGGACGACCTGCTTCGGAAGACTGAAGAAGCCGTGACCTACGGCATCCAGCATGGCGTTCCCGTCATGTACGTTACCGAAGACACGACCCGCGCCTTCCCCGAAACCATCAAGCGGCTGTACACCGCGGCCATCAACTGCGGCGCCCGGCACATCGTCCTCACGGATACCGTTGGTCATGCGACGCCCGCCGGTGCGCGCGCTCTGGTGAAGTTCGTTATCGCCGAAGTGGTCAAGCCCTCCGGCGAGGACATTCTCATCAGCTGGCACGGACACAATGATCGCGGTCTGAGCGTCATTAACTCGCTGGCGGCCGTGCAGGCCGGCGCAGACGTCATTCACGGCTGCGCTCTGGGCATTGGAGAACGCGTCGGAAACACCCCGATGGATCAAGTGCTGGTGAATCTCAAGCTATTGGGCGCCATCGATCACGATCTGCTCAAACTGAAAGAGTATTGCGAGGCGGCCTCCCAGGCGTGCCGTGTCCCCATTCCGCCGGGTTATCCGGTCTTCGGCTCCGATGCATTCCGCACCGCCACCGGAGTCCACGCCGCCGCCGTTATCAAAGCGTTCAAGAAAGGCGAAACAGAGCTTGCCAATGCCGTTTATTCCGGTGTGCCGTCACACCTCTTCGGTCTGGAGCAGATCATCGACATCGGTCCGATGAGCGGTAAATCCAACGTGATCTACTGGCTCGAAAAGCGCGGCATCCAGGCGACGAATGAACGTGTCACCGCCGTCTATGACAAGGCGAAGCACTCGGATCGCCTGCTCACCGCGAAGGAAGTTCTCGACGCGATAGCCTGA
- a CDS encoding NAD(+)/NADH kinase, whose translation MSIQNVIIVTKPKQAEVARVAAELEAWFKKKGITATQAPESASAADLAVVVGGDGTLLAAARLLADRQVPIVAINYGGLGFLTELTRDEMYSALEGVCTDCYITEERMMMDIHLSHDGQPPDLFRALNDVVIHKAGGTMSRMIELEARVDGQYLSRFRADGLIVATPTGSTGYNLSAGGPIVFPTMSAMIVTPICSHTLTNRPIVLPGNVKIEITLRSEHDDVYITVDGQVGGALPMDGNLTVEKSGVMVKLVSPADKNYFDVLRGKLKWG comes from the coding sequence GTGAGTATTCAGAACGTCATCATCGTTACCAAGCCGAAGCAGGCGGAGGTTGCGCGGGTCGCAGCCGAACTGGAAGCGTGGTTCAAGAAGAAGGGAATCACCGCAACCCAGGCGCCGGAGTCCGCGTCCGCCGCCGATCTGGCGGTGGTGGTGGGAGGGGACGGGACGCTGCTGGCTGCAGCCCGCCTTCTGGCGGATCGCCAGGTTCCAATCGTCGCTATCAATTACGGCGGGCTCGGTTTCCTGACCGAACTGACGCGTGATGAGATGTACTCCGCTCTGGAAGGCGTGTGTACCGACTGCTACATCACGGAAGAGCGGATGATGATGGACATCCATCTGTCTCATGATGGCCAGCCGCCCGACTTATTTCGTGCGCTGAACGACGTCGTGATTCACAAAGCCGGTGGAACAATGTCCCGCATGATTGAACTCGAGGCGCGGGTGGACGGCCAGTATTTATCGCGCTTCCGGGCGGACGGGCTGATCGTCGCCACGCCGACCGGTTCGACCGGCTACAACCTTTCGGCTGGCGGTCCGATCGTCTTTCCGACCATGAGTGCGATGATCGTCACTCCGATCTGCTCCCATACGCTGACGAACCGGCCGATCGTGCTGCCGGGAAATGTGAAGATCGAAATCACGCTGCGTTCGGAACACGACGATGTTTACATCACCGTCGACGGGCAGGTCGGCGGAGCGCTTCCGATGGACGGCAATCTCACGGTCGAGAAATCCGGCGTCATGGTGAAGCTCGTCTCGCCGGCCGACAAGAACTATTTCGATGTGCTCCGCGGCAAGCTGAAATGGGGCTAG